Genomic DNA from Paenibacillus sp. MBLB1832:
ACACTTACAAGGCAATCCATCAGGAATCACACTGGTATGTCCAATGTTGATAATCGGTCCCCAATCCCCTTCATAGATCTTACCTTTAAGGATTAGTCCTGCCCCAACACCTGTTCCTAAACATACATACAGAAAGCTCGATAAACGGCAACCTGCTCCAAATTTACTTTCGCCTATTGCTCCAGCGGCTGCATCGCCTACCAATCGGACCGGCAGCTTCAGTTGCACTTGTATGAAATCTATTAACGGAACCTCATACCAACCCAAATTTACGGCGTATTGAACGATACCTTTTTCAGTATCTAAAATCCCCGGAGAGGCGATTCCAATTCCTTTTAAAAGCCCGTCTGCTTCTTTATTTTTATCGATAAAACTAGCAATTTGCTGGCAAATGAATGAAATGTCTGCTATACCAGCATCATTACGATTTAATGAGGTCGACATCTCATCCAGAATAAGACCCTCTTGATTCACAAGACCCATTTTCAAATTGGTTCCACCGATATCGACCCCAATCGCGAAGTTGCTCATCATTAGCCTCCAATAAAAAATCCGCCATCAACCGGAACTTCCGCACCATTGATCCAGGATGAACTCTTGCTCGCGAAAAAGACAATCGCATCGGCAATTTGCTCGGGAGTAGCAATTTTTTTCGATTCTCTGTAGATTTTTTCAATTTCTTCGGGCGAATGATTGGTCGTTTTGAACCATTCGTTTAGTAAAGGTGTTGCCGTTCCTCCAGGCATGAGTGCATTCACTCTGATATTAGCCTCGCGGAGATCTAGTGACAACCCACGGCTCATATGATTTAATGCCGCTTTCATTGCATCATATACGAGATTATTCGGGCAATTAATCAACCGGTTAATGGAGCTAACATTGATCACAACGCCTTGATCGCTTCGTTTCAACCACGGAAGCGCTTCCTGTGTCATGAAGAATGGAGCCTTCACATTCACTGCGAACAAAGCATCCCAATCTTCATGCTGGATATCTTCCATTGGCTTATTGCAAGCAAGCGCCGCATTATTGACAAG
This window encodes:
- a CDS encoding SDR family NAD(P)-dependent oxidoreductase yields the protein MREIKDLRGKIALITGSTSGIGRAAAIKLARHGVKVSVHGMNEERGRQVAEEIRGAGGEAIFLRQNLSLQESPKLLIEQATGHWGGLDILVNNAALACNKPMEDIQHEDWDALFAVNVKAPFFMTQEALPWLKRSDQGVVINVSSINRLINCPNNLVYDAMKAALNHMSRGLSLDLREANIRVNALMPGGTATPLLNEWFKTTNHSPEEIEKIYRESKKIATPEQIADAIVFFASKSSSWINGAEVPVDGGFFIGG
- a CDS encoding ROK family protein, translating into MSNFAIGVDIGGTNLKMGLVNQEGLILDEMSTSLNRNDAGIADISFICQQIASFIDKNKEADGLLKGIGIASPGILDTEKGIVQYAVNLGWYEVPLIDFIQVQLKLPVRLVGDAAAGAIGESKFGAGCRLSSFLYVCLGTGVGAGLILKGKIYEGDWGPIINIGHTSVIPDGLPCKCGNLGCLENYVSASAVKERTGTDAQQVYEAASNGDLYARSLFQEVGELLGISLVNCMQLFGVGNVIIGGGMSRAGNVLLDPVRATVLKRMHPSGSLSVQITPAAFTSTAGILGAAALHF